One Phoenix dactylifera cultivar Barhee BC4 chromosome 14, palm_55x_up_171113_PBpolish2nd_filt_p, whole genome shotgun sequence DNA window includes the following coding sequences:
- the LOC120113136 gene encoding uncharacterized protein LOC120113136, with protein sequence MTQLLQMQQEMQQQMQQQIQQQMQMQQQVQTTARPAQSIESYYERFRRLNPPMFDGGADPLVAETWIREVEKMFKALQYPEEVKVRLAISMLKGNVEFWWTAIEAALEGEDELPTWEEFKKMFYDQYFSESVRISKENEFLSLRQTDDMTVLEYANKFTKLGRFCPQMIEIKRSKAKRFEQGLRDKIRSRLSVLIFTSYGEALERALKVEADLKKSGKERGEQKRAETSRNLMNRPRNFEGPPNKKKKFKACYYCDKMHSGPCLKRMGACFICGQPGHIARDCPNKKKVESGPSRPTDQMQRGAARVYALTRQDASASDRVVAGMIPINSVDSLILFDSGATHSFISSKFSASLHLMPDKLDEPLLVATPLKKTVVVDSVHKNCIIQIEDRKLLVNLVLLDMYDFDVIFGMNWLSKYHAHIDCFGKRVVFQIPGEQEIFYQGDAPTMNPSLHIISAMSARKALRKGCQAYLACVVDTTKETRLEDIPVVREYLEVFPDDLPGLPPDREIDFRIDLLPGVGPISKAPYRMAPAELRELKVQLQELLEKKFIRPSVSP encoded by the coding sequence ATGACTCAGCTCCTTCAAATGCAGCAGGAGATGCAACAACAGATGCAGCAGCAGATACAGCAGCAGATGCAGATGCAGCAGCAGGTGCAGACCACTGCCCGACCTGCACAGTCCATTGAGTCCTACTATGAGCGATTCCGTAGGCTCAACCCACCTATGTTTGATGGTGGAGCTGACCCTCTGGTTGCTGAGACCTGGATTCGGGAGGTAGAGAAGATGTTCAAAGCCTTGCAATATCCCGAAGAAGTGAAGGTCAGATTGGCTATCTCTATGCTAAAAGGGAATGTAGAGTTCTGGTGGACGGCCATTGAAGCCGCACTCGAGGGTGAGGATGAGCTACCGACATGGGAGGAATTCAAGAAGATGTTTTATGACCAGTATTTTTCTGAGTCAGTCAGAATAtctaaagaaaatgaattttTATCTCTGAGGCAGACAGATGATATGACTGTGCTAGAATATGCCAACAAATTTACTAAGCTGGGTCGGTTCTGCCCTCAGATGATAGAGATTAAGAGAAGCAAGGCTAAAAGATTTGAGCAAGGCTTGAGGGATAAAATTCGATCTCGATTGTCAGTTCTGATTTTTACCAGCTACGGAGAGGCCCTGGAGAGAGCACTGAAGGTAGAAGCAGATCTAAAGAAATCAGGGAAGGAAAGAGGTGAGCAGAAAAGGGCTGAGACGTCAAGAAATCTGATGAACCGACCAAGAAACTTTGAAGGCCCTcctaacaagaagaagaaatttaagGCTTGTTATTACTGTGACAAAATGCATTCTGGTCCTTGCTTGAAGAGGATGGGAGCCTGTTTTATATGTGGGCAGCCAGGACACATAGCCAGAGATTGCCCGAACAAAAAGAAGGTTGAGTCTGGACCTTCTAGACCAACTGATCAGATGCAGAGAGGAGCTGCACGGGTGTACGCACTGACACGACAGGATGCTAGTGCCAGTGACAGAGTTGTGGCAGGTATGATTCCCATCAACTCTGTTGATTCTTTAATACTATTTGATTCTGGCGCTACACATTCCTTTATATCCTCCAAGTTCTCTGCATCCTTGCATCTTATGCCTGATAAGTTAGATGAGCCTTTACTTGTTGCTACCCCTCTGAAGAAGACAGTAGTGGTGGATTCTGTTCATAAAAACTGCATAATTCAGATAGAGGACAGAAAATTATTGGTTAACTTAGTACTGTTAGACATGTATGATTTTGATGTCATCTTTGGTATGAATTGGCTGTCTAAATATCATGCTCACATTGATTGCTTTGGCAAGAGGGTAGTGTTTCAGATACCTGGTGAACAGGAAATCTTctatcagggtgatgcacccacTATGAATCCCTCTTTGCACATTATCTCTGCAATGAGTGCAAGGAAGGCCCTCAGAAAAGGGTGTCAGGCCTACCTAGCTTGTGTGGTAgacactacaaaagaaacaaGGCTAGAGGATATCCCTGTTGTGAGAGAGTATCTAGAAGTATTCCCTGATGATCTACCTGGATTACCTCCTGATCGGGAGATTGATTTTCGGATCGATCTCTTACCGGGTGTTGGGCCTATCTCGAAGGCTCCTTATCGGATGGCCCCGGCAGAGCTGAGAGAGTTGAAGGTTCAGCTGCAGGAACTTCTAGAGAAGAAATTCATCCGCCCGAGTGTTTCACCATGA